Proteins from a genomic interval of Bradyrhizobium sp. CCBAU 53340:
- a CDS encoding small ribosomal subunit Rsm22 family protein — protein MITPNLPAELKAALDGKLQGFSRTDAAQRSQKISTTYRSGGGSGTIKSEADALAYALARMPATYAAVAASLSALAEIAPDFVPETLLDVGAGPGTASWAAAEAFSSLRDFTLLDANATLSRLALELARDSTRLADCRYLPGDAATNLAEVSQADLVVASYIIGELSESDQRKLAETMWTKARHALLVIEPGTPAGYDRILALRQQLIALGAYVAAPCPHEKPCPLVAPDWCHFNQRLPRSQAHRQIKGAEVPFEDERFIYVALTRTPPAARAARVLAPPDVGKAEITAKLCTENGAGVTKVPRRDKAAYADARRWRWGDAVLPES, from the coding sequence ATGATCACACCCAACCTCCCCGCCGAACTGAAAGCCGCGCTCGACGGCAAGCTGCAGGGCTTCTCCCGCACCGACGCCGCGCAGCGCTCGCAAAAGATCTCGACCACCTATCGTTCAGGCGGGGGCTCCGGCACGATCAAGTCGGAAGCGGATGCGCTGGCCTATGCGCTGGCGCGGATGCCGGCGACCTACGCGGCCGTGGCGGCCAGCCTGAGCGCGCTCGCCGAGATTGCCCCCGACTTCGTGCCGGAGACGCTGCTCGACGTCGGCGCAGGTCCCGGCACGGCGAGCTGGGCCGCGGCGGAGGCATTCTCTTCGTTACGAGATTTTACCCTGCTCGATGCCAACGCCACCTTGAGCCGGCTCGCGCTCGAGCTAGCACGCGACAGCACACGCCTGGCTGACTGCCGCTATTTGCCCGGCGATGCCGCCACCAACCTCGCCGAGGTCTCGCAGGCCGATCTTGTCGTCGCAAGCTACATCATCGGCGAGCTCAGCGAGAGCGATCAGCGCAAGCTCGCGGAGACGATGTGGACCAAAGCGCGCCACGCGCTGCTCGTGATCGAGCCGGGCACACCCGCCGGCTACGACCGCATTCTCGCGCTGCGCCAGCAGCTGATTGCGCTAGGTGCTTATGTCGCCGCGCCCTGCCCGCACGAAAAGCCCTGCCCGCTCGTCGCGCCCGATTGGTGCCATTTCAACCAGCGCCTGCCGCGCTCGCAGGCGCACCGCCAGATCAAGGGCGCCGAAGTCCCGTTCGAGGACGAACGCTTCATCTACGTCGCCTTGACCCGCACGCCGCCGGCGGCGCGTGCCGCGCGCGTGCTGGCGCCGCCGGATGTCGGCAAGGCTGAGATCACAGCCAAGCTCTGCACCGAGAACGGCGCGGGCGTCACCAAGGTGCCGCGGCGCGACAAGGCCGCCTACGCAGACGCAAGGCGGTGGCGCTGGGGTGATGCTGTTCTGCCCGAAAGTTAA
- a CDS encoding DsbA family protein: MIITRRAFTTMLSLTGLAALAGLSPLRFISEAMAQAAADVAKPVSLPDMALGPKDAAVTITEFASMTCPHCAAFNEQVFPKIKSEYIDTGKIRYIFREFPLDIKAAAGSMLSRCIANGDAPKYFAVTDMLFRQQNDWVVKNTTETLTRIGKQAGLTQQQVEACLKDQALLDKIAADQKYASEVLKVDSTPTFFINGEKIKGEASFEEFAKKINPLLKS; encoded by the coding sequence TTGATCATCACCCGCCGCGCCTTCACCACGATGCTGTCGCTGACCGGTCTTGCCGCGCTTGCCGGGCTCTCGCCGCTGCGGTTCATCTCGGAGGCGATGGCGCAGGCCGCCGCCGACGTGGCTAAGCCCGTCTCGCTGCCCGACATGGCGCTCGGCCCGAAGGACGCCGCCGTCACCATCACCGAATTCGCCTCGATGACCTGCCCGCACTGCGCGGCCTTCAACGAGCAGGTCTTCCCCAAGATCAAGTCTGAGTACATCGACACTGGCAAGATCCGTTACATCTTCCGCGAGTTCCCGCTCGACATCAAAGCCGCCGCCGGCTCGATGCTGTCGCGCTGCATCGCCAATGGCGACGCGCCGAAATACTTCGCCGTTACCGACATGCTGTTCCGCCAGCAGAACGACTGGGTGGTGAAGAACACCACGGAGACCCTCACGCGGATCGGCAAGCAGGCGGGCCTGACCCAGCAGCAGGTGGAAGCCTGCCTGAAGGACCAGGCGCTGCTCGACAAGATCGCCGCCGACCAGAAATACGCCAGCGAGGTTCTGAAGGTGGATTCGACGCCAACCTTCTTCATCAACGGCGAGAAGATCAAGGGCGAGGCCTCGTTCGAGGAGTTCGCCAAGAAGATCAATCCGCTGCTGAAGAGCTGA
- the smc gene encoding chromosome segregation protein SMC gives MKITRLRLHGFKSFVEPTDFVIEPGLTGVVGPNGCGKSNLVEALRWAMGETSYKSLRAADMDAVIFAGSGNRPARNHAEVTMTIDNADRTAPAAMNDSQLLEISRRIEREAGSVYRINGRDVRARDVQILFADAATGARSPALVHQGKIGEIIQAKPEQRRRVLEDAAGVAGLHARRHEAELRLKAAETNLTRVEDVIGQLSGQMEGLKKQARQAVRYREVAAKVRKAEATLFHLRWIGAHADVNESGQTHDLAVREMAERTQHQAEAARIQAIRAAEMPALRDAEARAAAGLQRLTNARELLDREEERAKERVAELERRLAQFEGDISRAQQQTMDADVALQRLDTEDAELKEEIKSRVEKRSGVDERVGEAEAVLTETEQQFAELTTALADLTAKRNQLEANVRTHRDKLARLDQEIANVTAEEQKLAADTGGFGDLDELTAAVETAEQTLAASEAAAQASEAAHVAARQTLEASRSPLVEADKRVQRLDTEARTISKIVNGETKNLWPPIIDGITVDKGFEKAIGAALGDDLDAPIDPSAPMRWTNVGHAEGDPELPEGVTPLANHVQAPAELTRRLAQIGVVPRERGAELVSQLKTGQRLVSPEGDVWRWDGFVAAAHAPTGAARRLAERARLVDIENELEQARIDAQIKRQALENAESELQMAASTEGASREAMRAAQRELNVARERHAAAEREISRHAARKATLSEAHSRLAADRAEAEAAYEYAEAGISELPSSEDTETRLAAVRSDIENHRRIAAQVRAEAQALAREAELADRRVQAILAERTEWQNRKESAASHIDTIQARIAELTIERSELENAPAVFAEKRSALITEIEYAENDRRMAADALATAETAMAETDRVAKLTLEALSSAREATARAEERMEGARRRLEDIEREIRDMLEVEPQAVAGLAEIEPGAELPPLHDIEEDLEKMRRDRERLGAVNLRAEEELREVETQHTGLVTERDDLVEAIKRLRQGIQSLNKEARERLLTSFEVVNNHFKRLFVELFGGGEAALHLIESDDPLEAGLEIIAKPPGKKPQTLSLLSGGEQALTAMALIFAVFLTNPSPICVLDEVDAPLDDHNVERYCNLLHEMTGSTDTRFIIITHNPITMARMNRLFGVTMAERGVSQLVSVSLAEAVDILDQNVA, from the coding sequence ATGAAAATCACCCGCCTGCGCCTTCACGGCTTCAAGTCTTTCGTTGAGCCCACGGACTTCGTCATCGAGCCCGGCTTGACCGGCGTGGTCGGACCCAACGGTTGCGGCAAGTCGAATCTCGTCGAGGCGCTGCGCTGGGCGATGGGTGAAACGTCGTACAAGAGCTTGCGCGCCGCCGACATGGACGCGGTGATCTTCGCCGGCTCCGGCAACCGTCCCGCGCGCAACCACGCCGAAGTGACGATGACGATCGACAATGCCGATCGCACCGCCCCCGCGGCGATGAACGACAGCCAGCTTCTGGAAATCTCCCGCCGCATCGAGCGCGAAGCGGGCTCGGTCTATCGCATCAATGGCCGCGACGTGCGCGCCCGCGACGTGCAGATCCTGTTCGCGGACGCCGCAACCGGCGCCCGTTCGCCCGCGCTCGTCCACCAGGGCAAGATCGGCGAAATCATTCAGGCCAAGCCCGAGCAGCGCCGCCGCGTGCTGGAAGATGCCGCCGGCGTCGCCGGCCTGCACGCCCGCCGCCACGAGGCCGAGCTGCGGCTGAAGGCGGCCGAGACCAACCTCACCCGCGTCGAGGACGTGATCGGCCAGCTCTCCGGCCAGATGGAAGGCCTGAAGAAGCAGGCCCGTCAGGCCGTGCGCTATCGCGAGGTCGCGGCCAAGGTCCGCAAGGCCGAGGCGACGCTGTTCCATCTGCGCTGGATCGGCGCCCATGCCGACGTCAATGAATCCGGCCAGACCCACGATCTCGCCGTGCGCGAGATGGCCGAGCGCACCCAGCACCAGGCCGAAGCCGCCCGCATCCAGGCGATCCGCGCCGCCGAAATGCCGGCGCTGCGCGATGCCGAAGCGCGCGCCGCTGCGGGCCTTCAGCGCCTGACCAATGCCCGCGAGCTGCTCGACCGCGAGGAAGAACGCGCCAAGGAGCGTGTCGCCGAGCTCGAGCGCCGTCTCGCCCAGTTCGAAGGCGACATTTCCCGTGCGCAGCAACAGACGATGGACGCAGACGTCGCGCTGCAGCGGCTCGACACCGAAGACGCCGAGCTGAAGGAAGAGATCAAGTCGCGCGTCGAGAAGCGCTCCGGCGTCGACGAGCGCGTCGGCGAGGCCGAGGCGGTGCTGACCGAGACCGAGCAGCAATTCGCCGAGCTCACCACTGCGCTCGCCGACCTCACCGCCAAGCGCAACCAGCTCGAGGCCAACGTCCGCACCCACCGCGACAAGCTCGCCCGTCTCGACCAGGAGATCGCGAATGTCACGGCGGAAGAGCAGAAGCTGGCCGCCGACACCGGCGGCTTCGGCGATCTCGACGAGCTGACCGCCGCGGTCGAGACCGCCGAGCAGACGCTGGCGGCTTCGGAAGCCGCAGCTCAAGCGAGCGAAGCCGCGCATGTCGCCGCGCGACAGACGCTGGAAGCCTCGCGCTCCCCGCTGGTCGAAGCCGACAAGCGCGTGCAGCGGCTCGACACGGAAGCGCGCACGATCTCCAAGATCGTCAACGGCGAGACCAAGAATCTGTGGCCGCCGATCATCGACGGCATCACCGTCGACAAGGGCTTTGAAAAGGCGATCGGCGCTGCGCTCGGCGACGATCTCGATGCGCCGATCGACCCCTCGGCGCCGATGCGCTGGACCAATGTCGGACACGCCGAAGGCGATCCGGAACTGCCCGAAGGCGTCACCCCGCTTGCCAACCACGTACAGGCGCCGGCCGAGCTGACGCGCCGCCTGGCGCAGATCGGCGTGGTGCCGCGCGAGCGTGGCGCCGAGCTGGTCTCTCAGCTCAAGACCGGTCAGCGGCTGGTCTCGCCCGAGGGCGACGTCTGGCGCTGGGACGGCTTTGTTGCCGCCGCCCACGCCCCGACCGGCGCTGCACGACGCCTCGCCGAGCGCGCCCGCCTCGTCGACATCGAGAACGAGCTCGAGCAGGCCCGCATCGACGCGCAGATCAAGCGCCAGGCGCTCGAGAATGCCGAGTCCGAATTGCAGATGGCGGCCAGCACCGAAGGCGCCAGCCGCGAGGCCATGCGTGCCGCGCAGCGCGAGCTGAACGTCGCGCGCGAGCGCCACGCCGCCGCCGAGCGCGAGATCAGCCGCCACGCCGCCCGCAAGGCGACGCTGTCGGAAGCGCACAGCCGTCTCGCCGCCGACCGCGCCGAGGCCGAGGCCGCCTACGAATACGCCGAGGCCGGCATCAGCGAACTGCCGTCGAGCGAGGATACCGAGACGCGTCTTGCCGCCGTCCGCAGCGACATCGAAAACCATCGCCGTATCGCCGCCCAGGTCCGCGCCGAGGCGCAGGCCCTGGCGCGCGAGGCTGAGCTTGCTGACCGCCGCGTGCAGGCGATCCTCGCCGAACGCACCGAGTGGCAGAACCGCAAGGAGAGCGCGGCCTCCCACATCGACACCATCCAGGCGCGCATCGCCGAACTCACGATCGAGCGCAGCGAACTCGAGAACGCGCCTGCCGTGTTCGCCGAGAAGCGCAGCGCGCTGATCACCGAGATCGAATACGCCGAGAACGACCGCCGCATGGCGGCTGATGCGCTCGCAACCGCCGAGACCGCGATGGCCGAGACCGATCGCGTCGCCAAACTGACGCTTGAAGCGCTGTCGAGCGCGCGCGAGGCCACCGCCCGCGCCGAAGAGCGCATGGAAGGCGCCCGGCGCCGGCTCGAGGACATCGAGCGCGAAATCCGCGACATGCTCGAAGTCGAGCCGCAGGCGGTTGCCGGCCTTGCCGAGATCGAGCCCGGCGCCGAGCTGCCGCCGCTGCACGACATCGAGGAAGACCTCGAAAAGATGCGCCGCGACCGCGAGCGCCTGGGTGCGGTGAATCTGCGCGCCGAGGAAGAGCTGCGCGAGGTCGAGACCCAGCACACCGGCCTCGTCACCGAGCGCGACGACCTGGTCGAGGCCATCAAGCGGCTGCGCCAGGGCATCCAGAGCCTCAACAAGGAAGCGCGCGAGCGCCTCTTGACCTCGTTCGAGGTCGTCAACAACCACTTCAAGCGCCTGTTCGTCGAGCTGTTCGGCGGCGGCGAGGCCGCGCTGCACCTGATCGAGAGCGACGATCCGCTGGAAGCCGGTCTCGAAATTATCGCCAAGCCGCCGGGCAAGAAGCCGCAGACGCTGTCGCTGCTGTCGGGCGGTGAGCAGGCGCTGACCGCGATGGCGCTGATCTTCGCGGTGTTCTTGACCAACCCCTCGCCGATCTGCGTGCTGGACGAAGTCGACGCGCCGCTCGACGACCACAACGTCGAACGGTATTGCAACCTCCTGCACGAAATGACCGGCTCGACCGACACGCGCTTCATCATCATCACGCACAATCCGATCACGATGGCGCGGATGAACCGCCTGTTCGGCGTCACCATGGCCGAGCGCGGCGTCTCCCAGCTCGTCTCGGTGAGCCTCGCCGAAGCTGTGGACATTCTCGACCAGAACGTGGCGTGA
- a CDS encoding DUF721 domain-containing protein, whose amino-acid sequence MAKFPPKPGPISAKPLGILLDDVFAEAYAKQGFAARELVTRWAQIAGPEIAAHAEPLKMQWPRPVEGQPQDPATLVLRVEGPMALEIQHSADVILERVNRFFGWSAVGKLAFRQAPLSRPRARKRPGPPDPTAVAKVAESLGEIEDDELKSALARLGAAIKRN is encoded by the coding sequence ATGGCCAAATTCCCCCCCAAACCCGGACCCATCAGCGCCAAGCCGCTCGGGATCCTGCTCGACGATGTCTTTGCCGAGGCCTATGCCAAGCAGGGGTTTGCGGCGCGCGAGCTGGTGACGCGGTGGGCGCAGATCGCCGGGCCTGAAATTGCCGCCCATGCCGAGCCGCTGAAGATGCAATGGCCGCGGCCGGTCGAGGGCCAGCCGCAGGACCCGGCGACGCTGGTGCTTCGTGTCGAGGGTCCGATGGCGCTGGAGATCCAGCACTCCGCCGACGTGATCCTGGAGCGGGTCAACCGCTTCTTCGGCTGGAGTGCGGTCGGCAAGCTCGCCTTCCGCCAGGCCCCCCTGTCGCGGCCACGGGCCCGGAAGCGGCCCGGCCCGCCGGACCCCACGGCCGTTGCCAAGGTGGCGGAGAGCCTGGGCGAGATCGAAGATGACGAATTGAAGTCGGCGCTGGCGCGCCTGGGAGCCGCCATCAAGCGAAATTGA
- the mutY gene encoding A/G-specific adenine glycosylase, translated as MSPKSALKAKSEPVRPETSSRPTLLLQWYDRHRRRLPWRAMPGETSDPYRVWLSEIMLQQTTVKAVGPYFEKFVVRWPDVMALGQASLDDVLRMWAGLGYYSRARNLYACAVAVTREHGGAFPDTEEGLRALPGIGPYTAAAIAAIAFDRHTMPVDGNIERVVSRLFAVEEELPQAKPLIQQLAATLLANARAGDSAQALMDLGASICTPKKPACSLCPLNEDCTARAQGTQETFPRKAPKKSGTLRRGAAFVITRGDELLVRSRPEKGLLGGMTEVPGSDWLAGQEDATAKQQAPALKGLSRWQRKVGVVTHVFTHFPLELVVYTARAEARTRAPASMRWVPIATLADEALPNVMRKVIAHALDPSSG; from the coding sequence ATGAGCCCCAAATCCGCGCTGAAGGCGAAATCGGAACCAGTTCGACCGGAGACCTCGTCGCGTCCGACGCTGCTCCTCCAATGGTACGACCGCCATCGCCGCAGGCTGCCCTGGCGCGCGATGCCCGGCGAGACGTCCGATCCCTATCGCGTCTGGCTCTCGGAGATCATGCTGCAGCAGACCACGGTGAAGGCGGTCGGACCCTATTTCGAGAAGTTCGTGGTGCGCTGGCCCGATGTCATGGCCCTGGGGCAGGCCTCGCTGGACGACGTGCTGCGGATGTGGGCCGGGCTCGGCTATTATTCGCGTGCGCGCAATCTCTACGCCTGCGCCGTCGCGGTGACGCGTGAGCATGGCGGCGCCTTCCCCGATACGGAGGAAGGACTGCGCGCGCTGCCGGGCATCGGTCCCTACACTGCGGCGGCGATTGCGGCGATCGCCTTCGACCGCCACACCATGCCCGTCGACGGCAATATCGAGCGTGTGGTGTCGCGGCTGTTTGCGGTCGAGGAGGAGCTGCCGCAAGCAAAACCGCTGATCCAGCAACTGGCCGCGACACTGCTTGCCAACGCCCGCGCCGGCGACAGTGCGCAGGCCCTGATGGATCTGGGCGCCTCGATCTGCACGCCGAAGAAGCCGGCCTGCTCGCTCTGTCCGCTGAACGAGGATTGCACCGCGCGCGCACAAGGTACGCAAGAGACGTTTCCGCGCAAGGCACCGAAGAAGAGCGGAACGCTGCGGCGTGGCGCCGCCTTTGTCATCACGCGCGGCGATGAGCTGCTGGTTCGCTCAAGGCCCGAGAAGGGGTTGCTCGGCGGCATGACCGAAGTGCCGGGTTCGGACTGGCTCGCAGGACAAGAGGACGCGACGGCGAAACAGCAGGCACCGGCGCTGAAGGGATTATCGCGCTGGCAGCGCAAGGTCGGCGTGGTCACCCACGTCTTCACGCATTTTCCGCTGGAGCTGGTGGTCTACACAGCCAGAGCCGAAGCCCGCACGCGCGCACCAGCGAGCATGCGTTGGGTTCCGATTGCGACGCTTGCCGATGAGGCGCTGCCCAACGTCATGCGCAAGGTGATT